TTTGTTGGCAAAACTGACGAACGTTTGTTGGTGAAGGCGAACAAAGATAAACTTTTGGATGTGCCTTTAATTAAAGTAGAAGGAATTGTAGTTTTGGGACGGGCAACGGTTTCGCCTGCGGTGGTAAATGAATTGTTGGAAAGGCACATTACTTTAAGTTTTTTGACGGAAACAGGACGTTATTTAGGACGGTTGGAACCCGAAATGACTAAAAATATCTTTGTGCGGAAAGCGCAATGGCAAGCGGCGGGGGAAACTGAAAAGGCGGTGCATTTGGTGAAGGGATTTGTGCGGGGTAAGTTGAAGAATTATCGGATGATGTTGTTGCGACAAGGGCGAAAGTATGCGGCACTCGATATTGATGGGGCAGTTAGTAGGATAGAGAATGCGATCGCACCCATCGACGAAACCAACAAAATCGATTCTTTGCGCGGATTGGAAGGTGCTGGTAGCGCTGGTTATTTCAGTGCTTTCAATCAATTGATTCGCAGTGAAGGGTTTAGCTTTAATGGCAGAAACCGCCGCCCTCCGACCGATCCAGTTAACGCACTGCTGAGTTTTGGTTATTCCCTATTGCGTCACGATATCCAAAGTGCGGTGAATGTGGTGGGTTTCGATCCTTATTTAGGATATCTGCATTGCCAACATTACGGTCGTCCGGGATTGGCGCTGGATTTGATGGAGGAGTTTCGACCTTTGGTGGTGGATGCTGTTGTTTTGAGTACAATTAATTTGCAGAAACTTGCACCAGCAGATTTTACCACGGAACCGCTCAGCAATGCGGTGCTGTTATCGAAGGAGGGACGGCGAGAGTTTCTGAAACTTTATGAGGAGAAAAAGCAATCGAAGTTCAAGCATCCGGTGTTGGGAAAGCAATGTACTTATCAGGAAGCGTTTGAGATTCAGGCGCGTTTGGTGGCGAAGTATTTGATGGACGAAATTGAAAAGTATCCTCCGTTGGTGTTGAAATAAGATGTTTGTGGTTGTGTCTTACGATATTCCAGAGGATAGTCGCCGGACAAAGGTGCATTCTATCCTCAAGTCTTACGGACAGTGGATGCAGTTTAGCGTGTTCGAGTGCGATTTGACCGAAACGCAATATGCTAAATTGCGATCGCGCCTAGCCAAAGTGATTAAACCTGAGTCCGACAGCATCCGCTTTTACTTCCTGTGCGGCTGCTGCCAAGGTAAGATCGAACGGATTGGGGGAGAAGCCGTGCGCGATAACTCGATTTTCTTCGCTTAGTTGCGACTACCAGTAGGTGTTTGGTGAGAGGGATGCTGCTTTCGAGGCGGTATCCCTCTTCTGGTAAGGGTTTCCAGCTTTTTGGAGGCAAAAGGGGTAGTCGCGAGCGCTGGAATGCTTGTGGAGAGAGGTTTTCGAGATTTTTTTTTCAGGGGTATTGCCAAACCCCCAGGCTGGAATGGTATATTTATATCTGTCAGTCGCAACCGTACCTTGAAAACTAAATACGATAAGGCTTCCGGGTGGATGCAGTGGAAATCAACATTAATCCCTTTCAGGGATTGAAACCAGTGCTGCCGAGTTTTGCAGCAGTGTGTTAAAAACGTGGAAATCAACATTAATCCCTTTCAGGGATTGAAACTTCAGTAATTGCCCCATGAGTTGAGTGGAGGGCGTGGAAATCAACATTAATCCCTTTCAGGGATTGAAACCAACGAATCGTTAGTGGATGACGCCGCAGGGGGGCGCACTTTGTGGAAATCAACATTAATCCCTTTCAGGGATTGAAACAATAGGCCAAGCTGCAACACGCTACTTGATTTGAGTGGAAATCAACATTAATCCCTTTCAGGGATTGAAACATAAAGCTAGATTCAGGGCTAGTCAGCCTTCTTCGTGGAAATCAACATTAATCCCTTTCAGGGATTGAAACCAAGCGAACCTGGGAGGGCAACCATGACAC
The sequence above is a segment of the Aerosakkonema funiforme FACHB-1375 genome. Coding sequences within it:
- the cas2 gene encoding CRISPR-associated endonuclease Cas2, giving the protein MFVVVSYDIPEDSRRTKVHSILKSYGQWMQFSVFECDLTETQYAKLRSRLAKVIKPESDSIRFYFLCGCCQGKIERIGGEAVRDNSIFFA
- the cas1d gene encoding type I-D CRISPR-associated endonuclease Cas1d; this encodes MGTVYITADDAFVGKTDERLLVKANKDKLLDVPLIKVEGIVVLGRATVSPAVVNELLERHITLSFLTETGRYLGRLEPEMTKNIFVRKAQWQAAGETEKAVHLVKGFVRGKLKNYRMMLLRQGRKYAALDIDGAVSRIENAIAPIDETNKIDSLRGLEGAGSAGYFSAFNQLIRSEGFSFNGRNRRPPTDPVNALLSFGYSLLRHDIQSAVNVVGFDPYLGYLHCQHYGRPGLALDLMEEFRPLVVDAVVLSTINLQKLAPADFTTEPLSNAVLLSKEGRREFLKLYEEKKQSKFKHPVLGKQCTYQEAFEIQARLVAKYLMDEIEKYPPLVLK